Proteins from a genomic interval of Candidatus Woesearchaeota archaeon:
- a CDS encoding MBL fold metallo-hydrolase — MKMDSLFFMFEVSVLASGSSGNCFYIGSDQGDILIDAGLSCGQIEERLELIRKNINNISGIFITHEHIDHIRGIETLSHKYNIPIYLNKGTLINSFLDMGNINIIRTDQEIDFNGLKILPFAKSHDASEPVSFLIKNKNKKISIMTDIGFCCENVIENVRESDLIILESNHDLNMLKNGPYPYFLKKRIASQRGHISNYEAALLILEHANKKMQHVLLSHLSMNNNTPELALKTFNSIVNERSDLKKLKAWLTYRHRPTDLIKI; from the coding sequence ATGAAGATGGATTCACTTTTTTTCATGTTTGAGGTGAGCGTTCTTGCGTCAGGGAGTTCTGGAAACTGTTTTTACATTGGTTCAGACCAGGGTGATATACTTATAGACGCTGGCCTAAGCTGCGGGCAGATAGAAGAAAGGTTAGAATTAATCCGGAAAAATATAAATAATATCAGTGGAATATTTATTACCCATGAGCATATAGACCACATACGGGGCATTGAAACCCTCTCACACAAATACAACATACCCATCTATCTAAATAAAGGAACATTGATAAATTCTTTTCTCGACATGGGAAATATAAATATCATCAGAACCGACCAGGAAATAGATTTTAATGGGTTAAAGATACTCCCTTTTGCAAAAAGCCACGACGCCTCAGAGCCTGTGAGCTTTCTAATCAAGAATAAGAATAAGAAAATAAGCATAATGACTGATATAGGATTTTGCTGTGAAAACGTCATCGAGAATGTCAGGGAATCAGACTTAATCATTCTTGAGTCAAACCACGACCTTAACATGCTGAAAAACGGCCCCTACCCATACTTTCTTAAAAAAAGGATAGCTAGCCAAAGGGGGCATATATCAAATTATGAGGCTGCATTATTAATACTTGAGCACGCAAACAAAAAAATGCAGCACGTTTTACTGTCTCATTTAAGCATGAACAACAACACACCCGAACTGGCATTAAAGACATTTAATTCCATTGTTAACGAAAGGTCTGATTTAAAAAAATTGAAGGCATGGCTTACGTACAGGCACAGGCCTACAGACTTGATTAAGATTTAA
- a CDS encoding TSUP family transporter yields MIQTAPPLVIYLNHFLKKQAFRATMTAIFFTDSIWRNFLYYQSGLVTLSTLQFALFLLPALVIGTLARSSIHHRINEKIFRKFVNTLLFFIGTALLFN; encoded by the coding sequence ATGATACAAACGGCCCCCCCTTTAGTTATATATCTTAATCATTTTTTAAAAAAACAGGCATTCAGGGCTACCATGACTGCTATTTTCTTCACAGACTCTATTTGGAGAAATTTCCTGTATTACCAGAGCGGACTTGTCACATTATCAACCTTACAATTTGCTTTATTCCTTCTTCCTGCATTAGTAATCGGAACCTTGGCTCGTTCTTCAATTCATCACAGAATTAATGAAAAAATATTTAGAAAATTCGTAAATACCTTATTGTTCTTTATCGGAACAGCTTTATTATTTAATTAA